The Streptomyces capitiformicae genome contains the following window.
TGGCCGAGCTCCACGGCCTGCACGTCGGTCATGGTCAGGTCACCCAGGCCGTACAGGGTGTGGGCGAGCGCGATGATGACCGCGTGTTCCTCATCGGCGGAGACCGGCCGCTCGCCGGTCTTGAGAGCACGCTCGACCAGTTCAGCGGCGAGCTTGAGGAGGTCCTCCATGGTGAGCGTCCGCTTCTCGCCCCTGAAGGACACCAACCCCGAGATCCGCACCGGCCTGTCGACCAGCCCCGCCCCCGGCCCGTCGCCGACGAACAGCTTCTTGATGAGCGGCGTCATCACGCTGGAGGCCAGACGAATGCCTACTGCCGACGCTTCCACAACACTCCCCCGAAGTCATGGCGGCGGTTTCCTCCTCAGCGTAGGTCGTGTGGTCCTCGTCGCGTAGCCCGCGTCACATCCCGGGGCGGTGATTGCCCGAGGGCGGTGACATGCCGCACAGGCGATTTGTCCGTTACTAGGCGGAATAGTGAAAAGAGGTGGTGGGGCAGAAGGGGCTTTTGGGTGGTGAAGTGAGGGGAGGGGGTGGGGGCGTGCTGGTCGGATGTGTTTGGGGGTGAGTGTCAAGAAGTGAGGTGTTTTTGGCTCTCGTACGACGTTCAGTCGTAGATTGCGGGTTTTGGGTGGTGAGGGGGTGAGGGGTACCAAGGGGTGTCCCAGTCGGCGGCCGCAGAGGTGCGCCGGGTGGGTTCGTGTCCGTCGAGGCACAGTCCCTGACTCCGTCCCCCGTGAGGTACCCCATGTCGCAGCGTGCTCGCACTCCTCGTTCCCGTATGTCCCAGCTCCGCGTTCGGGCGGCCGTCGTGGCCGTTGGACTGGGGGTCTCGGGTGTGCTGGGGGCCGGGGTCGCGGCCGCCGCCGGTGGTGCGCAGGCCGCGAGCACCGGCACCGTCCAGGCCGCCGCGGCCAAGAAGGCCGCGTCCTGGGTCAGCCCGGTCAAGGGCTACAAGCTGAGCGCCCGGTACGCGCAGTCCGGGAGCATGTGGGCCGCCAAGCACAGTGGCCAGGACTTCGCCGTGAAGAGCGGCACGGCGGTCGTCGCCGCCCACGGCGGTACGGTCGTGAAGGCCGGTGGCAACGGTGCCGGTGACGGCCCGGCGTACGGCAACGCCGTCGTCATCAAGCACGGCAACGGCACCTTCTCGCAGTACGCCCATCTCTCGAAGGTCGACGTGAAGGTGGGCCAGATCGTCAAGACCGGGCAGCGTATAGCCTTCTCCGGCAACACCGGGAACTCCAGCGGGCCGCACCTGCACTTCGAGATCCGTACGACCGCGAGCTACGGCTCCTCCGTCGACCCGGTGGCCTTCCTGCGGACCAAGGGCGTCACCGTCTGAGGAAGGTCAGGGTTGCCGGGAGCCGCCGTGCGCCTGTGTGACCAGGTCGATCGCGACCTCCAGGACTGCCTTGCGCTTGTCCTCGGGGTCGCCTTCGACGTCCCGGAGGAGGAACATCCCGGCGTGCATGGTGAACAGGGCGCTGATGCAGCGGACCTGGTCCGGCAGGGCGGCGTCCGGTTCCTTGATCGTGTCGATCATGCGGATCATGCGGTCCTTGAACGTCTCGCCGACGCTCAGCTCCCGAACCGTCGCCTGGTTCTCCTGCATGAAGCGGAAGAGGGGGGCCGCGTCGGTCAGCGCCTCGCTGTAGCGGAGCAGGATCTCCCGCTTGGTGTCGAGGGTGCGGGGCTGGGTGTTCGCCCACTCGATCAGCTCGTCGATCGGGCGCTGCAGATCCTGGAAGAGGCCGACGAGGATGTCCTCCTTCGTCTTGAAGTGGTAGTAGAGCGCAGCCTTCGTCACCCCCAGGCGCTCGGCGATCTCCCGTAGCGAGGTCTTCTCGTATCCCTGCTCGGCGAAGAGTTCGAGGGCGACGTCCTGGATGCGCTGGCGGGTGTTCCCCCGGCGCTGTCGCTTCGTGGCGTCCGTGGCCTCGGTGGCGTCCATCCTCGTGCTCTCCTCACCCCGTAAAACTTACTTGACGCCCGGCTAGTTACCGGGTCATGCTGCCCTCAGTGTAATGAACTAGCCGGTCGGCAAGTAAGTGCGGTCAAAAGTGGTGGGGGAGATGGCGGAGAAACAAGCGGTGGAGAGTGAAGCCGAGGCGGGCAAACGGCCGCGTAGTGTGCGGGTCGTGCTGCTCGCGCTCATGATCGCGATGCTGCTCGCGATGCTCGACAACATGATCATCGGCACCGCGATGCCGACGATCGTGGGCGACCTCGGGGGCCTGGAACACCTCTCATGGGTCGTCACCGCGTACACGCTCGCGACCGCCGCCTCCACTCCCATCTGGGGCAAGCTCGGCGACCTCTACGGCCGCAAGGGCATCTTCATGACCTCGATCGTGATCTTCCTGATCGGGTCGGCGCTGAGCGGGATGGCCCAGGACATGGGCCAGCTGATCGGCTTCCGGGCCGTCCAGGGCCTCGGCGCCGGTGGGCTCATGGTCGGCGTCATGGCGATCATCGGGGACCTCATACCGCCGCGGGAGCGGGGCAAGTACCAGGGGCTGATGGCCGGTGTCATGGCCCTCGCCATGATCGCCGGGCCGCTGGTCGGCGGCTCCATCACCGACCACTGGGGATGGCGCTGGTCCTTCTACATCAACCTGCCGCTCGGTGTCCTGGCGCTCGGCGCCATCAGTGTCGTACTGCATCTGCCGAAGCCGTCGCGGGCGGGGAAGCCGGCGCGGGACATCGACTATCTGGGTGCCGTGCTGCTGACCGTCGGCATCACGGCGCTGGTGCTGGTCACCACGTGGGGCGGGACCGAGTACGCGTGGGGGTCGGCCGTCATCATGGAGCTGGCCGCGATCGGGGTGGCCTCGTTGGTCGGGTTCCTGTTCGTGGAGACCAGGGTGGCGGAGCCGGTGATGCCGCTGCACATCTTCCGCAGCCGGAACTTCACGCTGATGTCCGTGATCGGGTTCATCACCGGATTCGTGATGTTCGGGGCCGTGCTCTTCCTGCCGCTGTACCAGCAGTCCGTGCAGGGCGCCTCCGCCACCAACTCCGGGCTGTTGTTGCTGCCGATGCTGGGCGCGATGCTCGCGGTGTCGATGGTCGCCGGGCGGGTGACCACCGGCAGCGGGCGCTACAAGGTGTTCCCCGTCGCCGGGAGTGTCCTGATGATCGTGGGGCTCTTTCTGCTGGCGCAGATGGACACCGGGACGAGTCGGGTGACGTCCGGGGTGTTCATGGCCGTGCTGGGTGCCGGGATGGGGTGTCTGATGCAGATCACCATGCTCGTCGCGCAGAACAGTGTCGAGATGAAGGACATGGGGGTCGCGTCCTCGACCGCCACGCTGTCCCGGACGCTCGGGTCGTCGTTCGGGGTCGCGATCATGGGGGCGCTCTTCAACAGCCGGGTGCAGGAGGTGATGGCCGAGCGGGCCGGGGCGTTGGGGTCTGCGGTGACCGAGCGGTCTGCTCAGCTGGATGCGGCGAGTTTGGCGAAGTTGCCGGTGGCGGCGCGGGAGGCGTATCAGTTCGCGGTGGTGGCGGGGACGCACTCGGCGTTCTTGCTGGGGGCCGGCGTGGCTGTGGTGGCGTTGGTCGCGGCGGTGTTCGTGAGAGAGGTGCCGTTGAAGGGGGCCGGGGGGATGACTTCGGAGGCTCCGGCCAAGGAGACGGTTGCGGTCTAGGGGGCTGTGAGGGATTCGCTCCCGCCGCCCTTGCCCTTCCCGTCCGCGTCCCATCCCCCAGGGGCTGCCGCCAGCCGCCCCTTCGACCCCGCCTTCGCCTGAGAGCTCGGTCCGGTTGGGTCGTTGGCGGGTGCGGGTGGGTGGTGGGGGCTTGTCGCGCAGTTCCCCGCGCCCCTTCAGAGGCGCGGGGAACTGCGCGAGCAACCATGAACGACCCGCAGGCGCCCGAATACCTTCCGGATCGAGCTCCTGGGCGCACGGCTAAGAGAGTTACGCGCCCGGCTCCCCGAATGTCGGCATCGGATAGCTTCCCGTGTTCGTCGGGGCGTGTTCCGGGAGCCAGAGGACGGCTACGGCGCCCTCGGCCGGTTCGTCGCGCGGGGCGCCGACCGCGCGGACGTTGCGGAAGGTGAGGCGGGCGCCCAGTACGCGGGCCTGGCCGGCGGCGATGGTGAGGCCCAGGCCGTGGCCCTGGCCGGCGCGGTCGGAGGCGCCGGTGCGGAAGCGGCGAGGGCCGTCGGCCAGCAGGTCCTCGGGGAAGCCGGGGCCATGATCGCGGACGCGGATGACGCGGCCCTCGACGGACACCTCGATCGGCGGCTTGCCGTGCTTCGCCGCGTTGGCCAGGAGGTTCAGCAGGACGCGCTCCAGGCGGCGGGGGTCCGTCGTGACCTCCGACTCGTGCACGATCTGAACGCGCACCCCGGCGTCCTTCGCCGCCACCCGCCGGGCCACGAACTCGCCCAGCACGATGTCCTGCAACTCCGCCCGCTCGGACGCCCCGTCGAGCCGGGCCACCTCCAGGACGTCCTCGACGAGCGTGCGCATCGCCTGCGCCCGGTCGCGGACCAGCTCGGAGGGGCGACCCGGGGGCAGGAGTTCGGCCGCGGTGAGCAGGCCCGTCACCGGGGTGCGCAGTTCGTGGGCGATGTCCGCGGTCACCCGGCGCTCCGCCTCGATGCGCTGCCGCAGCGTGTCGGCCATGGCGTCCACGGCCCGCGCCAGCTCGGCGGTCTCGTCGCGTACGACACCGCCGATCGCGTCCTGGACCCGTACGTCCGTCTCGCCCTTGGCCACCTGGTGCGCGGCGTACGCAGCCTTGCGCAGCCGGCGGGACATCTGGCCGCCGATGAGCACACCGAGGGCGGAGCCGCCGAAGACGACCGCGATCGAGCCGATGATCAGGGCCTGGTCGAGGTCCGCCATCACCGCGGAGCTGTGGTCCGTGAAGTTGGTGTGCAAGGACAGGACACGGCCGTCCTTCAGCGGGACCGCCGCCCAGATGTCGGGCACCCCGTTCGCGCTCTCGGACACATACGTGGCCCGGCGGCCCTCCGTGACCTTGGCAAGCAAGTCCCCGGGGATGCCGGGGTCGTTGATCCGCACCCCGAACGCGCCGGACTTCAGCGGGCGGCCCGACTCGTACATGCGCTGGGCGACCTGGATGCGCTCGTTGGCCAGGTCGCGTGAGTTGTCGAGCATCGACACCCGTGCCGCGTTGTGCACGACCAGGCTCAGCGCGACCGCCACCAGCGCGCCGACCGCCGCGATCGCGGCGCTCAGCTGCCAGCGCAGGCCGGT
Protein-coding sequences here:
- a CDS encoding M23 family metallopeptidase, whose product is MSQRARTPRSRMSQLRVRAAVVAVGLGVSGVLGAGVAAAAGGAQAASTGTVQAAAAKKAASWVSPVKGYKLSARYAQSGSMWAAKHSGQDFAVKSGTAVVAAHGGTVVKAGGNGAGDGPAYGNAVVIKHGNGTFSQYAHLSKVDVKVGQIVKTGQRIAFSGNTGNSSGPHLHFEIRTTASYGSSVDPVAFLRTKGVTV
- a CDS encoding MDR family MFS transporter; translation: MAEKQAVESEAEAGKRPRSVRVVLLALMIAMLLAMLDNMIIGTAMPTIVGDLGGLEHLSWVVTAYTLATAASTPIWGKLGDLYGRKGIFMTSIVIFLIGSALSGMAQDMGQLIGFRAVQGLGAGGLMVGVMAIIGDLIPPRERGKYQGLMAGVMALAMIAGPLVGGSITDHWGWRWSFYINLPLGVLALGAISVVLHLPKPSRAGKPARDIDYLGAVLLTVGITALVLVTTWGGTEYAWGSAVIMELAAIGVASLVGFLFVETRVAEPVMPLHIFRSRNFTLMSVIGFITGFVMFGAVLFLPLYQQSVQGASATNSGLLLLPMLGAMLAVSMVAGRVTTGSGRYKVFPVAGSVLMIVGLFLLAQMDTGTSRVTSGVFMAVLGAGMGCLMQITMLVAQNSVEMKDMGVASSTATLSRTLGSSFGVAIMGALFNSRVQEVMAERAGALGSAVTERSAQLDAASLAKLPVAAREAYQFAVVAGTHSAFLLGAGVAVVALVAAVFVREVPLKGAGGMTSEAPAKETVAV
- a CDS encoding TetR/AcrR family transcriptional regulator codes for the protein MDATEATDATKRQRRGNTRQRIQDVALELFAEQGYEKTSLREIAERLGVTKAALYYHFKTKEDILVGLFQDLQRPIDELIEWANTQPRTLDTKREILLRYSEALTDAAPLFRFMQENQATVRELSVGETFKDRMIRMIDTIKEPDAALPDQVRCISALFTMHAGMFLLRDVEGDPEDKRKAVLEVAIDLVTQAHGGSRQP
- the cseC gene encoding two-component system sensor histidine kinase CseC, translated to MNIRGIRRRRGPEVAGSAAGLATSPGSGTSPDSGTSSDSGPVSGIRTGLRWQLSAAIAAVGALVAVALSLVVHNAARVSMLDNSRDLANERIQVAQRMYESGRPLKSGAFGVRINDPGIPGDLLAKVTEGRRATYVSESANGVPDIWAAVPLKDGRVLSLHTNFTDHSSAVMADLDQALIIGSIAVVFGGSALGVLIGGQMSRRLRKAAYAAHQVAKGETDVRVQDAIGGVVRDETAELARAVDAMADTLRQRIEAERRVTADIAHELRTPVTGLLTAAELLPPGRPSELVRDRAQAMRTLVEDVLEVARLDGASERAELQDIVLGEFVARRVAAKDAGVRVQIVHESEVTTDPRRLERVLLNLLANAAKHGKPPIEVSVEGRVIRVRDHGPGFPEDLLADGPRRFRTGASDRAGQGHGLGLTIAAGQARVLGARLTFRNVRAVGAPRDEPAEGAVAVLWLPEHAPTNTGSYPMPTFGEPGA